TCAAagtaaattatattacattatataaaaataaactattttgtataattttttcgaaaaaatatattaaaagaatttttataattatttttattgaaaaataatactataaataaaatattttttataatctttttataaaatatatgattatttcaatataaaataaatttgaatttcagaaattaatttattaacgaaattaaattttaaaaactaaattgttgcttatgaaaaaaaataaggaCTGACTTGTGATTTTTTACACAACTTAGAGactaatttatatttttcttttttcaatttttaattgctccaaattaattaaaatcaaaatagaaataatatttaattaataatttgaattttaataaaaatgataTAACTATAATATTAATGTTTAACTattaataaaagtcatatttaaacCATTATGGACACAACATGttgataataattttattaagttatgcatgaataattttttacttaaaatTAATATCAACATATTTATCAATATGATAATAATAGTCAtactataatataatagtatGATTAGTCACAACATGTTTATCAATATATTATTAAATCATTGATAATCATGTTGTGACTATAATAGTCATACTTTGAATTGCAAGAGTCAATAAAATGATATGAAAAGTCTTTTAAACAGAAGAGAAAATACACTGGTTATAAATTATGCCATTTGTGTAATAAAGATAACAGCCTGCTTTTAGCCCCTAAAATTGGGTCTAACAATTATTTAAGTTGTTTAATAAATTTGAGAGAGAAATAAATTTTTGTGTATTTTAAATGGGTTTTATCAAGCAAAAATTAATAGAGATAAACGTTATTTAATAGGAAATCATGCTTGACCTTGGGAAGGTAACAAATAAAGTATATGTGAAAATGACATCATTCAAGctagattaaaatttattctcgatTATTGAATTGGACGCAAAAGAAAAAGTACCTAACtcgtttaattttataaattttaattgataatttatataaaaaattatttttttattaataacttataattattaaattaaataattttataaaatatttaaattctattttaataaaacaaaataatttaataaaataaaatatataaaaattatgaatattattataaaaaatacattttacatttaattaagtatttatataactGAATTTTGATAACATATATTcaatatgcaaaatttaaattcatCTCAAGCTCAGTTGTATACCATCTAAATCCATACAAAATTCGATTGTATACTACTTAAATTTAAACCCAAAAAAATCCAAACAATTGCCATCCTTAGCTTAGTCCATCTCAGATATAAAAGAAAACCTTCCCCTCGATGTTATTCTTAGCAAACCCAAAGTAATTGAAATGGATTCATTTGATTATTAATTGAGTGGGTTTATTTGTTCGGGTTTGTACTACCTGTGctgtgtataaatgagaaaatttATTGTTGATTTTaagaaattttgttaaaaatttgcaGCGCTTGTGTTGTGGATTTCGCCTAcgcatttttttattattgattaATTGGGTATGAATGTTGCATGATGAATATTGATACCAACCAAGGTTTCTTTGAGCCACAATTTGAACTCTCAGAACACAACGCAGAAAGTGAGATTATCGGGGGGACAGATACAATGCAAATTGAAATAATTGATTGACCAAGCTGAgatcaatttatttcaatttgatttgattcaGTTAGTCTCTTAACATTGATTCAGTTCGGTCCACTATAAATTGCATTCCAGTTTTTTGGTTTCGGTCTCGGTCCACATATGCTCAGCCCTGGATTATCATCAGCTAACGCAATTCAAAACGGCCATCCAGCACAAAATGTCTTACTCTTCATAGGCCaagtctcacaataaatccaacttGCTTTTCTAACAGCAATTGGGACAAGAAATTGAGAGTCAACACTGAGAAGCAAACATGCAGGAAAAGAGAATCAGCCAAAAAACAGCAGGACAAAGTGTTGGGGGTATGAAAATAATACCACTAGGTTCCCGAATAGAAAATGTTGGAGAGAACTCCCTGAAATATCATTTCACAGCAGAAGTGACAACATATTTCCAGCTCTTCATTTCAATTAAATTGAATAGGCAAAAAAGCCTAATATCCACCGAGTTGCTGCAGTTGTAACTGCAAAATACATGGGTCTTTATTATCAAGCAAAACAGATGTACTCCCCACCTCCTATGCAGGTGGTCTCCTTCGTGTCAGGACAATTGTTTAGCATCAAATCAAAGCCGTAAACAAGCACTGCCCATTCTCAGATGAAGTTCCGGATGTCCAAAGATTTCACATCTATCATTGCCTCGTCCTTGAATTCCTCCCTGAAAAGAGTTAAACATGTATTAATAGAATGTGGGAAAGGCTAAAACTTTTTTATGATAAACCCAAATTAAAATGCCAAACAGATCAACAGACTTCTTCTACACTGTTTTATCGCAATGATTATTGTTCAGAAAAGTATAAATAACACTTTCAATGTTTGATCTCCGAACATTAATACTTGGTAGAGAAGTAGGGAGATGTTTATGCTTTGCACAGAAGTAGACTTCTTGCCTGTCATTAATCAAGCATACAAAGCTACAGATTGATATTTTTCCCCAACAGAATCACGTAAATCTGATTTATCCAAAGACGTCTGTCTTCAGTCTTGCACCAAAAACCTAATACCTCAATTTCAGGGTTATAAATAAAAGATCTTCTACAACCTTTGTAAGGAACCTTTTTTTTGTTTTCAGTCAAATACCGATACAGGACCTAAATCAGCTCGATTCCATGCCGCCTACAAAAGTAACAGGTTGACAGTAGCAAGATCACATTAACAAGGCACCAATGTTATACCTCTTCTTTTGGGTTTCCATGGCCTCAAGAGCATCCTTCTTCAACTCCTCTAATTGTGCTTTGGCAATTTTGAGTTCTAACTCTTCTTCATACTTTGGAAGATCTTCCTTACGAATTCCAAGCCTGTTAACATAAATAACAAAGATATAAAATTCAAGCATCATTAAAGGCAACCTAAATTCCGGCAACATCATACCTCTGATTAAAACAGCAGCATTCATGGTCAAGAAACCACAaggaaaatgtaatacaatatgagACACCAACTCATTGAACTAGCACTCAACACCTCTAGATTATATATAATGAACAAACAAATTTGGTAGTTGGTAATTGCAGATCATGTTCATAGTTACAGTGACAAGTCCTATCCTTTTTTCAAGCAAATGGCCACACAGAATTGAGTTCCATAAAATCTTCGCTCCAACCACTTGGTCATTTATAAGTTTTACATAAAAGATAAAGCAATCTCAATGGGTTCCAAGCAAGCCTGATCATACAACAATATGATAATCACAAAAACAAAATAAAGATTCCATTGTTGAATGATTCTTACTTCCcattaattttgtcaaattctgtCATTAGAAGAGCCATTCCTTTCTTATCGCTCCTCATGAGAGGTTTCTTGATTTCCTTTTCAACTTTCTCCAAAGCATCCATCATCATAGCTTCTGCACCAAGTTCATCAGTGAGACCTCTCCTGCAGGGGAAAAAAATACAAGTGAATTACATAAACAAATAGGAAATGCAATATTTCAAGCTGGAGAATATAACTTGCAGGTTTTTCTACAAAACAAAGTGTTGGAACCACAAAAGCAAACAATTGGCTAATACCAAATATCTACATGGCAGGCCATCAAGAGGAACATCTTTTATCATCATAAATGTGATAAAGGAGGGGAAATTTTGTTAACAGTGTTCATTATCTATACTATATATAAATGTGGGAGGGGGGAATATTGACTTTGCTAAAAATGCCCTTCGTTctccaaattaattacaattatatttttattatttaaattaattttaatattcatataaatttaaaattcttagtccTACTTACActtcaattatatataaattttataagaagtaattaacaaaaataagaaattaataagtgaaaaataaaaaattacaaaaaccctaaaatttcaattattaatAGATTAATGCACTTTTATTCAGTTAACTCttttatttctaaattattatCAATATCACTTAAGATTTGAAATTTTAGTGGTAATTATAGGAAATTAAcatttcaataattaaaatttgaataatatTAGAATTTgtaaaattataagtaaaatgaaaaattaaaggtACTTGTGTTAGTTTCCAAGttccccaataaatttttgagataaaggctaagttgagttgagttaagtatTCAGTTTCCAAGTTCACTCTCTCATCCTTGTATATATTATCATAAATTTGACactaagaaataataataataataataataataataataataataataataataataataataataataataataataattcacatATTTGCCtacattattaatattagttaatcattttaatctttttttatcattttagcaattattctgaaataaattaaataaaaatattatcttaCTTAATCAAATAGTTATAATTTTAGAAGTTAATttgaattaaaagtaaaataGAGAGAAAGACAGATagagaattaaaaattaatataacaatattatatatattatttaattattatattttttatcaacaggaaatttgttaaaattaatgaaaatattaaaattattgaacaaattaataaaattaaatagattaacTAAAATTGATAATGAATGAAaagatttgaattattagtattgATTAGTTTCAatgttttaaattaaatttattggtaAAATTGAAAACAATATTAACAATTTGTGATtaagttaatgaaattaaaaggattggctaaaattataatttacataaaagCTGTAAGATGAATCCAAACATGCATGCAAaactttcataaaatatttgactAAAACCTATGTGCATGCATTGACATAATATCTATGTTGAAATTATGCACATTTAATTATTTAACTTTAGTTTAACTTGAATCGTATTTCAATTTGAGTTTAATTATTcgttttagttatttttttatttaagtttaattaatgtGTCGATTTTTTAAGCTAAAGTATATGTTACCTCCAAAAAAGATGGCGGAGATATTGACataaatttctaataaaatatgaatagaaTACTAGGAGTTTTAAAGTACTAATCCTAATGCGACGAATGGAAGTGATGGCATAGAGCTTGTGCTGAAACTATGAATTTGGATTATATTAATctattatttttcataaataaagctataaaaaaacataattttttccttttatttacaTTCACAATATTATATTGCCTTTatgttataaatttaattattttatacagtaaattattttaataattaataattcattGTAAAAAATTACCTATACAAAATTTTAaactataatataatataataaaaaaaattttgattttaatatttatccttatataattaaaataattataaattataaaatatttgatataaaaataaagaaatctaAACTAATATGTGAATTGCTAATAATAATATAAGAAGATGGTTAAACCCTAAGctgtatatatatttataaatagtactataatataacaaaaaaaaaataaagtatatAAATAGTAGAACCAAAGATGATGGTTTTAAAAAAATATAGCCTAATTTTATTTAGAATTAGCAAAATAAacgtataaaaattaaaaaaatataaataaactttAATAAGTAAAATAAAGTCATAGTAATTTGGTATTTTGAGAATTAATGAAAGACTAAATTTAATTAACTATtggttattattataataatactaTATCATATACAACAAAATTATCAgaaaattacatatgaaaaagtttaATCGCGAGTAACGAGTATAAAAAACGTGCAACGCACATTCTAAAAAACTAGTCATAGTAAAACAGACATCTACAACACATGAGCATAGACATGAAGCCTACATTGCAAGATCAATAATATCTAGAACGGGATAGCAACAAATTGAAAAGAACAATACATACTTAATTCGTATTTCCTTCAATGTCAACAAATATGTCCGAGCATCTGGAATATCCTTAGTTCGTGTCTCGATGGTGTATTTTATTCTCTGTGACTCAGAGAACAAATCAGCCCTGCAGGAAATACAACATTTTCCCAGAAAAATCATCATTAATTTAAACTATGGAAGTACAGGCAATGCCAAGTTCAGCAACAAAAGAAAAGGGTTCATATAATTCCACTCAATAAAAGACACATCAATACCCTTGTCATTTTACAGAATTAAAACATAGTGCAGGGATACTAAACATATTATATCTTAGGAGAAAGCCAAGAAACGAAATAACATGTATTTtagtttaatttcaatttttcataGTGAAAGAGAGTGAGGGTAAGGGTAAAATTAAGGGAAAGATTCGTTTACTTGTCTCTAATTGTCTTCACGACCTTTGCATATTGATTCACAGCAGCTGGATCCTCAGGATCTATGGTGATCTTCTCCTTCCTAAGTATTGCGATGGCTGTCTCAAATTTCTTCTTGACATCCAGAAAGATGTTCTTTAGCATCTCTTTCCAGCATAAATGCAAATAATTTATCAGGAAATTATCAAAATATCAAGGCATACTTTTATTGGGAATAAAATGCATTTAAGATTCAAAGTTAtaataattaatcatagatccaTCAAAGAATGAAGACAACCACATGTCTTAATTTTTCACTGAAGGATAAAGGTATACATTTTACCATATGGCCAACATCATAAATCTTTAACATCAGCATCTACAGTAAGATCCTGTCAGTTGGCTATCTTTAAAgaaccaaaataaataaataagaataaCATTCACCTTAAATAGCTATCTTCCATGACCTAACTCACAATGCAAATGTGCAGCAAGCAAACAAACCATGCTTAACGGTTAACACTTGAATGAAAcccaaaaaatgaataaaaacaaaTTCACAAACATTTCTGAAAAATGAAGTGCGGTTGAAAGCACAAAACATTCTTTGTAGAAGGTCCCATACTGCCTAGGCACAAATGCAAACGCAAATATGCACCATGACAAACTAAAATATATGTTCCCAAATTGTTACACTAGTAATAGCAAGGGATATTCATAACATACATTAAAGACAAGTATAAAAAAATACAAACAAAACTAAGAATAATTAATCtttaacataaaataatgaggTATTGTGCAATTGCACAATGGTTTACAAGTGCAAATCGTATGCAAACCATTTAAATTTCATTGATTCCAACATAGACAATGGGAACTACCGGCAATCAGAAGAAACAAAATTTTAAACATATCACAACACATTTTTATAATATAACAATTAACAATAGCCCCATTAACACTGATAACATGTTCACATTTACTAACCATCTCCCTTGAGAGCTGGAGGATCAGCTTTTTTGGCAAAGTAACGGACTGGGATAACACGCTGCGGCTCCTGTTGCAGAATGGTACGACTGCCATAAAGCTGCATAGACATTGATGTTAAAATTAGGGGaaccaaatcaaaataaaaataaataaatcataatgATAAACATAAGTCACAGTGCTTCCCTACAATGACAAAATTTGTTTTGAGTAATAATAACACATTAATGAAAAAGGCTCTCAATGTACCAATAACATCTTATCCAACCTAGATTAAAATGAAGTATTTTTATAACCATCCTCTGCTTTGTTGTTATAACCACTGTGTTTCTTTCCAGGTTTTTGTATGAGAAtttttatttgaggtttcaaactGCAACTCAATTTGAAATCAACCACACTAGTTGCATCATACCCAATAAATCATAGTTATTTTTTGGATCGTTTACCATATTGGTTAACCTAAGAATGGCAGTGAAGAAGACATTAAAACCACTACAAAAATTGCATGGACCCAATTCAATCTTCTCAGTAACCAAGCATTGGACAGCAATGGAGATTACAATTGTTTCCAAAACCCAATCAAAGTTCAAATTTCCAATGAAAACCTATTCAGTTCGGAATTAATTCCAAATTACCAGTAAACACATCCATGTTAAGAGCCACTCATTATAAAAAGTTGATAACATAAAACCCTCACATATGTACATATTAATCCCAAATTATCAGTGCAGACCAGAAAATTCCAATACACACGACCAGATTCATTTCCGTATCtaatttaaaacaaaaataaCAGCAACCACGATAACATTGTATAACGCATCCAATTTTAACTTGGATTCGGCATTTCTTTAGTTCCACTAATTTTTCCTCGTGCACCAGCCATTTTCTCGGAAACCAAACTAAGGATAAAGGAATCGAAAACAGCGATTAAGAATTAACGGAAATGAGCTTATGAATTGATGAAATAAGGGATGAATGATGCATAAAGATGTCTTGATCTAGAAATACCTGTTTGGATCTGGATAAGAGACGGGAAGAGAACGCCATGATCGGAGCTTagaactttctcttcttcttcgttCTTTATATTTTCTTGCTAGGGTTTGGATCTTCGTTTTTGAGGTCTCTCTGACGAGTGGGTCGCCAGTGTGAGAGTGTTTTCGAGGAGTTTGTTTACATTATTTCTACACCGTTGGATCAGAAGAGATCACCCAGCGAGATGGATTCCGAGCCTACTACTGAGACTTTTTTCAATAAAtatcaaaagaaaattaaaaccccgtcaaataaaatgtaataaaataattattattttcttttcttcataaAATACTAAAAAGACTTTTTTTTTAATGGGGTACATCTACcagttaattaatattttttttaattttttaaaatataatgtgaGCTTCAAAAACAATGTGAAACCTTAAAATGGCGGAAAATATgttaatgaaaatttttaaatcatTATCTATTTAGATCAGCAGTTTAGAGTTAGCAGATGCATTTGAaagtttaaacaccaaatgttaattttgaattttttttttagtaagaAATTAGGGAGTAGAAACTCAAATATAAACAGGCAATTTAAGAGGTTTATTAAAGgtttaatgatgaaataaatttcaatattttcttttttattttttaatttaaataatattatcaaaattacacaagttagttttaattttattcaattttagcaattttatccaaaaaaaaaaaatcaaatttgaagtaaaataacaaaattgaaacactaatttttaagatctttttctcttttttttacccCTATTGTGTCATGGGCTTGATGGAGCAGTCTTCCTCCAAAGCTTTCGCATTGCTGAAGGTGTAGATTGTGTTCCATTCGACATTGGGTTTGTATTTGCACAATTATCTAGGCCTTCTCCTTATAGACTTTTTATTATCTTTTCATTTCATT
This sequence is a window from Hevea brasiliensis isolate MT/VB/25A 57/8 chromosome 10, ASM3005281v1, whole genome shotgun sequence. Protein-coding genes within it:
- the LOC110662459 gene encoding probable ATP synthase 24 kDa subunit, mitochondrial, translated to MAFSSRLLSRSKQLYGSRTILQQEPQRVIPVRYFAKKADPPALKGDEMLKNIFLDVKKKFETAIAILRKEKITIDPEDPAAVNQYAKVVKTIRDKADLFSESQRIKYTIETRTKDIPDARTYLLTLKEIRIKRGLTDELGAEAMMMDALEKVEKEIKKPLMRSDKKGMALLMTEFDKINGKLGIRKEDLPKYEEELELKIAKAQLEELKKDALEAMETQKKREEFKDEAMIDVKSLDIRNFI